The Treponema sp. Marseille-Q3903 genomic interval CGGCATAAATAAATATCTAAATGCGAAATCCTGAGCAACAGCTGCCGAAGAGTTTTCTTTTTCAATCCAATCTTTAAGAGCGTTTATAGAATTAGAAAGAGCTGTTGAATTATAAGTGATATTGTCTTTTTCTAAACGGAATCTTGCTCCGTAAATTTTTGTGACAAGATATAAAAAATCATCATTAGAAAGCGGAGTAAAACCTATTTTTGTATAATGCCCTTTGTTATTCTTTGAATTATAAGAAGCCGAAGTCTTTCTAATTTGCTCTAAAGTCATTGTGTAATTATCTTTTACAATCTCTTTGTTTTCATCTGAAAAGATAACAGCAGGAAGATTAAAACTCACAGGCAACAAGTATTGAACTCTATTTTTTTTCCCTGATTCAAGAAGGTTTCTGTAAAAAATATTTGATGAAAGGTGTTTTGTATCAAAAAGATAATCAAGCGATTTAAAATTCTTTTTAGGATTTTCCGTTCTAAGCCAAGCCCCAACAACGATGTCCGGAGGAATTTCATCTTTTGCCGGCGGAAGAGAAAGAGCAGGATTTTCTTTGTAGACTAAAACCGCCTTATTGTTCGCATGCGTTCTGTTGAATAATTCTATATATTGAGCAAACTCGCTGTTGTTAGTCCAGATAACAATCCTGCTGTTAAACTTTGCACTAATTTTGTCATTCTGATTCCCGCAAGAAACAAAACACAAAGCGGCAAGCGTTAAAATTATCGATAAACTTAATCTTAATGATGATTTTTGCATTATAACCTTAACTATTTTGTAGTTTCGGCTTCATTATAAATGCTTGCGTAAACCAAATCAATCTTATCTTCATCGATGCTTGAAAAAGCAACGCGCAAAGTGTAAGGATCAATCTGAATTACCCCGATACAATCTACCGCAAGAAGTCTTTTTCTTATCTCCTCTGCTTTTCCCGTATTAACATGAAAACTCATAAAGTAGCCGGAATTGAAAGGCAACGGTTCAAGCACTGAAGATTTGTGAGTATTTACGAATTTTCTTACAAGGTCGTAACGGCGCTTAAGCATTGCTCTAAGTTCTTTTTTCTGTTCTTCATGCGCCTGATCATTTAATGCATGCATAATAATGCTTTGCGAAGGAGTTGCAGAGCATGAAACTGAAGAACGAATTGCAGACATAAACTTTGTCGTCAATGCCGTATACTGAGCTTCTGAAAGACTCTTTGAAGCAAATGTTATAAAACCTGTGCGAAATCCCCAAGCAAAATCTTCTTTTGTTGGACCATCAGCTTTGATTGCAAGCACGTTTTCGTGAATATCGCATAGATAAGCAAAAAGTGACTGAGGCTCAATATCATCTTCGTAGTCCAACCCAAAATACGCATCGTCAGAGAGGACGAGGACTTTTTTACCGCTTTCGGCAATTTCTTTCACAATTCTGCATATCTCCAAAACCTCATTTTTTGTAGGGCTGTATCCTGATGGATTTTGCGGAAAATTCAAAATAACGCGCACAGAACCATATTTTTGTGCATCTGCTTTCATTTTTTCTTCAAGACCAGATATGTTAAACTTGCCGTTTTCAAAACATTTAAATCGGTGAAATTCTG includes:
- a CDS encoding extracellular solute-binding protein is translated as MQKSSLRLSLSIILTLAALCFVSCGNQNDKISAKFNSRIVIWTNNSEFAQYIELFNRTHANNKAVLVYKENPALSLPPAKDEIPPDIVVGAWLRTENPKKNFKSLDYLFDTKHLSSNIFYRNLLESGKKNRVQYLLPVSFNLPAVIFSDENKEIVKDNYTMTLEQIRKTSASYNSKNNKGHYTKIGFTPLSNDDFLYLVTKIYGARFRLEKDNITYNSTALSNSINALKDWIEKENSSAAVAQDFAFRYLFMPYYRQVTSGRTLFAYTTSDKLFKVFKEQNLNEDYRWIVKDNTLPIEDDYTLMGIFKNAKNQPGATEFISWFFNSDSQHAILSQKDNMNLETEHFGIAGGFSAVRYVTENILPLYYTHLLTNLPPAQMIFVPEMLPARWESYKDQVVEPYIKNVITTERGTAVPSIADLEKDWRKKMFD
- a CDS encoding aminotransferase class I/II-fold pyridoxal phosphate-dependent enzyme translates to MINALAQELNQTLAGSVVDSLFSKMGERLYFPNGIISQGGEAAKDATFANGTIGMAVVNGTPIELDSYKKSMPNFNAREAVAYAKTGGNPELRKIWKEQIISKNPLLKGKTFSLPILVPGLTAALSYVCDLFVDETKPMISAEPCWDNYELIAAARCNAEFHRFKCFENGKFNISGLEEKMKADAQKYGSVRVILNFPQNPSGYSPTKNEVLEICRIVKEIAESGKKVLVLSDDAYFGLDYEDDIEPQSLFAYLCDIHENVLAIKADGPTKEDFAWGFRTGFITFASKSLSEAQYTALTTKFMSAIRSSVSCSATPSQSIIMHALNDQAHEEQKKELRAMLKRRYDLVRKFVNTHKSSVLEPLPFNSGYFMSFHVNTGKAEEIRKRLLAVDCIGVIQIDPYTLRVAFSSIDEDKIDLVYASIYNEAETTK